One genomic window of Bacteroidota bacterium includes the following:
- a CDS encoding DNA alkylation repair protein has translation MTTMNTPEQLYADIISCCEANTNEVIVKKYSRYFKEGWNAYGVTSELLHTKVKSILEATGKDYNLIIRTCRLLVKGPKYEEVSIAYLLIKSFEKQFTYDTFKEIEKWFETGINNWAHTDVICSEIIPFFFKKSLITLDDLSGWRTAANKFQRRAVPVSMIKLLKVTEDYSPFFNFIDPMMLDLEREVHQGLGWFLREVWKIRNDETETFLLKWKNQSPRLIFQYACEKMTPEGKQRFKRESK, from the coding sequence ATGACAACCATGAATACGCCTGAACAACTCTATGCAGACATTATAAGCTGCTGCGAAGCCAACACCAATGAAGTAATCGTCAAAAAATATTCCCGCTATTTTAAGGAAGGCTGGAATGCTTATGGTGTGACATCAGAGCTTCTACACACTAAAGTAAAATCTATCCTGGAAGCTACAGGCAAAGATTATAATCTTATCATCAGAACCTGCAGGCTACTCGTAAAAGGTCCAAAATATGAAGAAGTCAGCATAGCTTACCTGTTAATTAAAAGCTTCGAAAAGCAATTTACCTATGATACATTTAAAGAAATTGAAAAGTGGTTTGAGACAGGAATAAACAACTGGGCACACACCGATGTCATCTGTAGCGAGATTATACCATTCTTCTTCAAAAAATCACTCATTACATTGGATGATTTGTCGGGATGGCGGACTGCCGCGAATAAATTTCAGCGGCGTGCGGTGCCTGTGTCGATGATTAAATTGCTCAAGGTCACTGAAGATTATTCACCTTTTTTCAATTTTATTGATCCTATGATGCTCGACCTGGAGCGGGAAGTACACCAGGGGTTGGGCTGGTTTTTGCGGGAGGTATGGAAGATCAGAAATGATGAAACCGAAACCTTCCTCTTGAAATGGAAAAACCAGTCACCACGGCTGATCTTTCAATATGCATGTGAGAAAATGACACCCGAAGGCAAACAAAGATTCAAGAGAGAAAGCAAATAG
- a CDS encoding alpha-L-fucosidase: MTKKIVSISILLILFILAINDEGHSQQNNYVIIPPGESLDSVIRKAANVVPSPQQYAWQEHELIAFAHFGMNTFTDREWGDGTESPALFNLTDFDAGQWVKVLKEAGFRMLILTAKHHDGFCLWPSQYTRHSVKYSPWKNGRGDVVAEVSLACREYGLKFGIYLSPWDKHEPAYGDSPVYNEYFRNQLTELLTNYGDITEVWFDGACGEGPNGKKQVYDWPSYYRIIRKLQPGAVIFGMGPDVRWVGTESGFGRETEWSVIPDILHNTDSYSIADKQFPIDELFIPGDLTTEELGSREKIRNAASLIWYPAETDVSIRPGWFYHQKEDSLVKSPEKLVDIYFSSVGRNSVLLLNIPPDNCGRIHDSDIMSLMGMKKILNQTFEKNFAAEATVVASNERNGFYSSAITDSNPENYWTTDEEVTSASLVFELREKQTFNCIMLQENILVGQRIEKFNIDVWDEEQWNQISEGTTVGYKRLLRLSAITTNRVRLNIEQSRTSPTLKTFGLYKTPDDVE, encoded by the coding sequence ATGACTAAAAAAATAGTTTCCATCTCCATACTCCTCATTTTGTTCATTCTGGCAATAAATGATGAAGGACATTCCCAGCAAAATAATTATGTCATTATTCCTCCCGGTGAGTCCCTTGATTCAGTCATTCGCAAGGCGGCAAATGTGGTCCCATCACCGCAGCAGTATGCCTGGCAGGAGCACGAACTCATCGCCTTTGCCCACTTTGGCATGAATACGTTTACTGACAGGGAGTGGGGCGATGGAACAGAGAGTCCGGCACTTTTCAATCTGACAGATTTCGATGCCGGCCAGTGGGTTAAGGTACTGAAAGAGGCAGGTTTCAGGATGCTTATCCTGACTGCCAAACATCACGATGGATTCTGCCTTTGGCCAAGCCAGTACACCCGGCACTCTGTTAAATATTCACCATGGAAAAATGGCAGAGGTGATGTAGTTGCTGAAGTGTCGCTGGCATGTCGTGAATATGGGCTGAAATTTGGAATTTATTTGTCGCCATGGGATAAGCATGAGCCTGCCTACGGTGATTCCCCAGTGTATAATGAATATTTCAGGAACCAGCTGACAGAGCTGCTCACCAATTATGGTGACATCACAGAAGTCTGGTTCGACGGGGCCTGTGGTGAAGGACCCAATGGCAAAAAGCAGGTGTATGACTGGCCGTCCTATTATAGGATTATCAGGAAACTCCAGCCCGGTGCAGTGATCTTTGGCATGGGACCCGATGTGCGGTGGGTGGGGACAGAGTCAGGTTTTGGCCGGGAAACCGAATGGAGCGTGATACCCGATATCCTTCATAATACTGATTCTTACAGTATAGCTGATAAACAGTTTCCGATTGATGAATTGTTCATACCTGGGGACCTAACGACCGAGGAACTCGGTAGCCGGGAGAAAATCAGAAATGCAGCATCTCTTATATGGTATCCTGCTGAAACAGATGTGTCGATAAGACCCGGATGGTTCTATCACCAAAAAGAGGATTCCCTTGTGAAATCACCTGAAAAACTGGTGGATATCTATTTCAGCTCTGTTGGGCGAAATTCAGTCCTTTTATTGAATATTCCACCTGACAATTGTGGACGTATTCATGATAGCGACATCATGAGTCTTATGGGAATGAAGAAGATACTTAACCAAACCTTTGAAAAAAATTTTGCTGCTGAAGCAACTGTCGTAGCTTCAAATGAGCGAAATGGCTTTTATTCATCGGCAATTACCGATAGTAATCCTGAGAATTACTGGACAACTGATGAAGAAGTGACCTCTGCCTCCTTGGTATTTGAATTGCGGGAAAAGCAGACTTTTAATTGTATTATGCTTCAGGAAAATATCCTGGTGGGACAAAGAATTGAAAAGTTCAACATAGATGTATGGGATGAGGAACAGTGGAATCAAATAAGCGAAGGAACAACGGTTGGATACAAACGATTACTACGTTTATCGGCAATCACAACAAACAGGGTAAGATTAAACATAGAACAGTCAAGAACAAGCCCGACACTGAAGACATTTGGATTGTACAAAACACCGGACGATGTAGAATAG